A stretch of the Glycine soja cultivar W05 chromosome 13, ASM419377v2, whole genome shotgun sequence genome encodes the following:
- the LOC114380886 gene encoding plastid division protein PDV1: MKWDMQMEEIEAIMEKIWDLHDKLSDAIHSVSRSHFLTSVKTLKLNNSPPHLPNAAVAAADDRSSGFVFVKDFRPLAVADNDNDDDDSAVREAKSLNAIRTALENLEDQLEFFHTIQTQQRVERDAAIARLEQSRIVLAMRLAEHRGKKYKVIEEALAFIGDVHDAGSLVAPDVFYGQPNCCSAENLATEKVKRSNILINIFVSSFNFVKRSLGLDHMGGIVGNAALVAVSMIALLHLHQVTNHEQPFGQENTVHRNSTVRRTRLVGSSSEAHSSNLDVLLARG, translated from the exons ATGAAATGGGATATGCAGATGGAGGAAATCGAAGCGATTATGGAGAAAATTTGGGACCTCCACGATAAGCTCAGCGACGCCATTCACTCCGTCTCCAGATCCCACTTTCTCACTTCCGTCAAAACCCTCAAACTCAACAACTCTCCACCGCACCTTCCCAACGCCGCCGTCGCCGCTGCCGATGACCGCTCCTCCGGTTTCGTTTTCGTCAAGGACTTTAGACCGCTCGCCGTCGCCGATAACGACAACGATGACGATGACTCCGCCGTCCGCGAAGCCAAGAGCCTCAACGCCATCCGGACCGCCCTCGAGAACCTCGAAGACCAGCTCGAGTTCTTCCAt ACTATTCAAACCCAGCAGCGTGTTGAGAGAGATGCCGCAATTGCACGCTTAGAACAGAGCAGAATTGTTCTTGCAATGAGGCTGGCAGAACACCGTGGTAAAAAGTATAAAGTCATTGAAGAAGCTCTTGCTTTTATTGGAGATGTACATGATGCAGGCAGCCTTGTTGCGCCTGATGTTTTCTATGGACAACCAAACTGTTGTTCTGCTGAGAATTTAGCGACTGAGAAAGTGAAGAGATCTAATATTCTTATCAATATTTTTGTCTCAAGTTTCAATTTTGTGAAGAGATCTCTTGGATTGGATCATATGGGTGGAATAGTGGGCAATGCTGCATTGGTTGCAGTTAGCATGATAGCTTTGCTTCATTTACATCAGGTAACTAATCATGAGCAGCCATTTGGACAAGAAAATACTGTTCACAGAAACAGTACCGTGAGAAGAACGAGATTGGTTGGTTCTTCATCCGAAGCCCATTCCAGTAATTTGGATGTATTGTTAGCTAGAGGTTAG